The Acidaminococcus fermentans DSM 20731 sequence ATCCACAAGAAAGAGCTGGGTCCTGCATACTGGAAATCCCGGATGCCGTAGAAGATGCCGATCATGATGGGCATCTGGATCAGCAGAGGCAGACAGCCGGCCAGCGGATTCACGCCTTCCGACTTGTACAGCTCGGACATTTTCTGGTTCAGGGTCACCTTGTCGTCCTTGTACCGGGCCTGCAGCTCCTTCATTTTGGGCTGGATCCGGCTCATGGCGCGGGTGGAAGCGATCTGCTTGGCCGTCAGAGGCGACAGGATCAGCTTGATCAGGATGGTCATGATGATGATGGCCAGCCCATAGCTGGGTTCCCCGATCAGACGGGTCAGTTCATAAATATGGGCCACAACCTGTTGGACAAACGAGCTTAAAATTTCCAAAGTTCGACTCCTTTTCTTCCTGTCCGTTAGGGCACAGGATCATATCCTCCCTTGTGGAAAGGATGACATTTCAGTATTCTCTTCACAGCCAGATAGGATCCCTTCCAAAAGCCGTATTTCTGGACGGCTTCCAGCGCATACTGGGAACAGGTGGGTATGAACCTGCACCGGGGTGGAAAACAGGGAGAAATCCATACCTGATAAAAACGGATCAGGGCAATGGCAATGGTTTTCATAAGCCCTCCGCTGATTTACAGCAGACCGGCCTTTCTGGCCAGCCGCCGGAAAACTTCTTCATAGACTGCATAGGGAGCATGGGCCAGACGATGGCGGGCCACCCAGACGATGGCGTGTTTTCCCTTCAGACGGGCCTGTTCCTTCCGGAACACTTCCCGCATCCGGCGCTTCACCTGGTTGCGCAGCACAGCATGTCCCAGCCGCTTGCCCACAGCCGTCCCCAGCTGGTTCTGTCCGTTGGCTGAGGGAAGCACGTAGAAGACCCCGTACCGGTCCGCAAAGGATCTGCCTTTTTCGTAGACCTCCTGGAACCGCCCATGAGCCTTGACCCGGTTGGCCTGGGTATATTTCATTGGGGGAACATTCTGTTCCAAACTCCTGCACCTGCCTTGTAGTAAAATAGGCCGCGAAGAGCGGCCTATCTTAATCTTTATGCAGACAATCTCTTTCTGCCTTTTGCACGTCTTCTTTTTAAGACTTGTTTACCACCCAGAGTCTTCATTCTTTCTCTGAAGCCATGAGTCTTTTTTCTCCGATTGGTATTCGGTTGAAAAGTTCTCTTCATGTTCCTAACCCTCCCTTGCCTCCAAAGATACGTCAAGATCTATAATAAGTAAATCGTTTGACAGCTCATATCATTATAAGAGGAAAAAGAGAGAGTGTCAATATATTTACCAAGAAAACCGGAGAAAACCTTCCTTTTTTCTTACTTTTCATGGACCCGTTTCCCGGTGATGTGTTCCGGCACCAGTTCCAGCATGGTCACCCGGCTGGCGGCCCGTTCCATGACCTGGTCCACTTCCTCCACGGAAGGGTAGTACTTCAGGCCGATCTGCCGCAAAAGAGCCATGGCCCGGTCCCGGTCCTCCAGGATATGGAGCCGGCCGAAAACTGTCACGGACCGGACCGTATAGGCCCAGTCTCCTTCCAGCTTCACCCCGGCATCGTGGACATTGAAGGATACCTTGTCACAGCGCCGGATGGCATCGATCTTGTGACCCTCCCCGGCTCCGTGGAAATAGATCCGGCCGGAAGCCTCCTCGTAAAAATAATTGATGGGAAGAGCATAGGGATAGCCCTCATCTCCGGCCAGAGCCAGGGTCCCCCGTTTTTCCTCCTTCAACACTTCCAGGCATTCCTCCGCAGAGAGTGCCTGTTTGAAACGCCGCATGGGACGAAACATGGTATCAGCTCCTTTGTGTAAGGGGCTGCCGCCCAGGCGGCAGCCCTGTTTTTGTCAGCTGTCAACAGTCAGCAGCCGTTATTTCCCATACCCTCTGGGCATCACGTCCCGGGGAATGGGACATTCATAAGTCCGGCCGTCCATGCGTTTTTGCAGCTCGGCTTTCGCCGCTGCCAGCACTTCCGGTTTTTCGTACAGGGTCCGGGCTCCTTCCGCCAGCACCCGGGCGGCAAAGAAGCAGCCCTTCAGGGCCACGCTTCCCTTGTCCTGGGCCACCCACTGCCAGGAATGGGCGCTGGTGCCGATGGCAAAACAGGCGGCGGCAAACTGGGCCAGGGGCGTCACATAGCTCACATCCCCGGTGTCCGAAGACCCCATGGCCACGGCGCTGGTGGGCTGGTAAGGCAGGATGTAGGCCCCGGAGGGATCCTTCCGGATCAGTTCCTCCCGGAGTTCCGGATCCGGGAAAGGCGCCATGCCGGGATCTTTCAGGACCCGTTCCGGACCCACCTGGTCCTGGAATTTTTTCAGGAAGGCTTTTTCCTCCTCCGTCCGCCCGGGGGCCCCAACCGTTTCCATGGCGTCCTGGAGGACCTGTCCCAGGGTCCGGTTGGGCACCAGGTTGGATACGGCCTTGTCGAAGCGGATGGCCAGTTCCGTTTCCGTCATCAGGGCTGCCCCCCGGGCAATGTTCACCACCCGGTCATAGAGCCGCCGGGTCTCTTCATTGGACCGGGACCGGACCAGATACAACACTTCCGCCTTGGGTTGTACAACGTTGGGTGAAACCCCGCCGGTATCCAGGATGGCATAATGGACCCGCTCGTAGTCGGCCATATGCTCCCGCAGGTAATTGACCCCCACATCCATCAGTTCCACCGCGTCCAGGGCACTGCGGCCGTTCTGGGGGGCGGCCGCCGCATGGGAGGCCCGACCCCGGAAGGTGAAGGCGGCCTGGATGTTGGCCTGGTTGGTGCCCACCATCACTTCGTTCTGGGTCCCCGGGTGCCAGGTAAGGGCCGCATCCACATCAGCAAAGACCCCTTCCCGGGTCATGTAGGTCTTGCCGCTGCCCCCTTCTTCCGCCGGACAGCCATAGACCCGGATGGTGCCCTGGCCCGGATGGGCTGCCAGATAGTCCTTCAGCAGGAGCCCGGCGCCCACAGCGGCAGTGCCCAGCAGGCAGTGGCCGCAGCCGTGGCCGTTGGGATTCTCTTCCCGGGGCTTTTCCTCCCAGACTCCGTCTTCCTGGCTGAGCCCGCTTAAGGCATCATATTCTCCCAGGATGGCGATCACCGGTTTCCCGCTGCCGTATTCCGCCACAAAGGCCGTGGGCATATGGGCCAGTCCCCGGGTCACCCGGAATCCGTGCTGTTCCAGCAGATCCTCCATGGCTCCGGCGGACCGGACCTCCTGGAATTTCAGTTCCGCATAGTCCCAGATACAGGCATTGAGTTTCTCCAGTTCTTTTTCATAGGGTTCCAGATTCATGGGCATTGACCTCCTTCGTTGCATAACAACAGTTGTACAACCTTTGTCGGACATAGGTTGTTTATGCTTTTTCCGGTTTCTCCCGCCGGGCATCCAGTTCGTCCAGCAACCGTTCCCGGGCCAGTCCGTAGCAGGCTTCGATATAGGCCAGACCGGCCTGGCGCACCAGCTGATACCCCAGGAGGGCCGAGGCCGCCTGCCCCACCACCGGCACCGCTTTCAGGAAGCTCCGGGCCGCGAATTTCCGGCCCAGGGTCTTGATGATCACCTTGATTCCTTCCCGGCTCATGCCGCCCAGGACCATGGCCTTGTCCCGGAGAGAGACTTTCCGGCTGCTGTGGATCACTTCCGGCGTGATGCCGAAAGCATCCCGGATACAACCGTACATCTGGTACAGGATCAGCAGATCCACCGCCGCATCCACCCCGATAATGGGGTTGATGCCATTGTAGGCGGCATAGGCGGAACTCCGGCGCACATAGCTCCGGGCCGCTTCCCGTTTGGCGTCCAGCTGTTCCTGGGTCCGGGCTTCCGCGGTCAGGATGTACTTTTCCCTCCGGGCGGCGGGCATTTTCCGGATAATGGCATCATTCAGGTCATCCAGTCCGGCGGGAGCATCCTTCCGGGAACAGACAAAGACCAGTTCGAAATCCTCCCGTCCCAGCTGGGCCGCCACATCCCGGCGGATGGAAGCTTCGCTTTCCTCCAGGCTCATCCCTTCTTCATAGATCAGGTCCGTTTTGTTCCGGACGAAGATGCAGGGTTTTCCCTTCCCGGTGAGCTGCCGGAACAATTCCGTATCCCCCTGATGCAGTTTGTCCGAAAACACACAGAGGAACATATCATAGTCGAAAAGATGGAACTGATCGATAAACTCGTTCCAGGGAAAGGATTTTGTTCCGTATCCCGGCAGATCCATAAAGGTGGCATCCCCGTGTTCCACCAAAAGGGGTTCCCGGGTGGTATCCGTTTCCACCCCCACCGGTACCGCCTGATACCCGCAGATGGCATTGATCAGGCTGGATTTCCCGGAACCGGGCTGACCGAACAGCACAATGGTCACATTCTCCTGGTCCAGGTTCTTCATTTTTTCTCTGATGGCATTTCCGTCCTTTGTCATGCGTCCCCCATCCGGATTTCCGCCTGGAGCCGTTCCAGGGCATAGGTGTAACAGTCGTCGATGTATTTCTGTCCCAGGTAATAGAGACTGGCGGCATTGAAGCCCATCACCGCCGCTCCTCCGATCACCGGGATCACTTTGGCGGTTTTTCCGGTGGCTTTTTTCCGGAGCAGCCAGGTGATCCCCTTGGTCACCCGTTCTCCCGTGACCCCTTCCGCCAGTTTTTTCACCGCCTGGGAAGCGGGCCCCTGGGGCAGGACTTCTTTTTCACTGAGACCAAAGGCCTCCCGGACCGCCCGGTACAGGCTTTTCAGGATCTGGCTGTCCAGGGCCGCATCCATGCCGATCACCGGATTCAATCCGTTGGCCGCTGCCAGCATCATGAACTTCTTCAGGGACCGTTCCGCCGCCCTCCGCTTCACCTGCAGGGCTTCTTCCGTATAGGCTTTGGCATGGCGGAAGAACCGGTCCCGCTGGGCTTCCGGCAAAAGGGCACCCATGGCCCGTTCCAGTTCCGGGATCCCCCGTTCCCCGGCCGGCCGGTTCCGCCGGCAGCTGGTGAACACCAGGGTTTCCCGGGGCCCCACCTGATGATGGAGATCCCGGCGGATCTTTGCTTCCAGCTCTTCCCGGCTGCAGGAAGGATCGTACAGTCCGTCGCATTTGTTCCGGACAAACAGGCAGACCCGGCCGGTCCGGGCAATCTTCCCGAAAAAGTCCACATCCGCCTGATGGAGCTTCCCGGCAAAAACGCACAGGAACAGGTCATACTGGAGAGGATTGAAGGTGCTGAAATAGGCGTTTTCCGGAAACAGGCTGGTATCATAGCCCGGCAGGTCCACATAGATCACATCCGGACATTCCACGATCTGGGCTTCCCGGGTGGTGTCCGTGGCCTGGCTCACCCGGGCCACCCGCTGGCCGGCCAGTTCGTTGATCAGGGAGCTTTTGCCGGCCCCCGGCTGCCCGAACAGACAGATTTTGATTTTATGATCCCGTTCCCGCTGCCAGGCCTGGAGGAACTGGGATGCCAGATGTTTGTAATCCCCGGCCATACTGCTCCCTCCTTTATGCTTCCTCTTCCGTTTCGTTGGCCAGGCTCCACATGAGCCGGGTCACCGCCGCTTCCAGGGTCATGGGACCGCCGGATTCCACCCCGGCCTGGGCCGCCAGGATCCCCATGGGATACAGGGACAGATCCACCCCGTCAAAAAGGCACTGGCTGACGCAGACCACCTTGACGCCTTTTTTGATGGCCCGGCGGATGGCCGGCAGGAAGTTCTGCTGGTCCGTGTTCACCCCTCCGGCCCCATAGCATTCCAGCACCAGGCCCCGGTAGCCCCGTTCCACCGCATAATCGATGATGTCCGGTTTCAGGCCGGGGGTCATGGTGATGGCCATCACCCGGGGTTCCATTTTTTCCTCCACCCGGAAGCCCCCCACATTTTCCCGGCTGGGCAGGTTCTTCTTGACCCCTTCCTTGCCGAAATACAGCACCGGTGCCTCGTTGACGCTTTCAAAGGCATTGGGGTTCCGGGTAAAGATCTTCTTGGCACAGTCCCCCTTGATCACCTTGTTCCCAAAGGCCACGAAGACTCCGGGCAGCCCGCTGGCCGCCACGGAAAACGCCAGTTCCAGGTTGCTCCGGGCATCGCTGTTGGTCAGGCTGAGAGGCACCTGGGCCCCGGTGAGCACCACCGGTTTCCCCAGATTGATCAGCATCCGGGAAAGGGCACTGGAGGTATAGGCCATGGTGTCCGTGCCATGGGTCAGCACAAAGGCATCGTAGTCGCTGTAATTGTCCCCGATCAGCCGGGCCCAGGCACTCCAGTGGGCCGGTTCCAGGTTGCTGCTGTCCAGGAGGGTCAGATCCTGTACGGTGATCTCTCCCAGGGTCCGCAGTTCCGGTACCTGCTTCAGGATGTCCTCCCCCTTCAGGGTGGGCTCCAGCCCCTCGTCGGTTACCGTGCAGGCAATGGTTCCGCCGGTGGTCAGAAAGAGTATTTTCTTCATGGATTTTTCCTTCTCCTTGTTCTATAATCTATAGAAACAATTATAGCATATGTAAGGAATTCAGGCAGAGGAAGTGGATGCATTCCAAAGATTTTTACGGTTGTACAGGGTTGTTTTGATATAAAACAACCGTTGTTTTATTGTTGTTTTATCTATTTCTGTTACGTTTGGAGGAGATTTTCCATGACCGGTCTGCTTACCCGAAAACTGAAAAAGAAACTGTCCCTGTCCCTTTCCGGGCTGTTCCTTTCCACCGCCCTGACCCTGTCCGCCGCCCCGGCGGCGGAAGCCTTTGACTGGAGCAATGCCATCGGGTCCATTGTCCTGGTCTCCGCCCAGTACAGCATGCTGAACAAACAGGTGGCCTACCTGGACGGCAAAGGCCGGGGAGAATACCTGGACCAGATCAAGGGCCAGGAAGGAGTCAATGAGGATCCGGAAGCCAATGCCATGCTGGACCGGGTAATGGGACGGCTGTCCGGTGCCATCGCCAAAACGGATCCTTCCATCGAAAAGAATCCCTATCATTACTTTGTGAACAACAGCACCAAATTCAATGCCTACTGCACCCTGGGCCACAATGTATCCGTGAACATCGGCCTGTTCACCACCCTGAACTACAATGAGGACGAAGTGGCCTTTGTACTGGGCCACGAACTGGGCCACGGGGAACAGCACGACCCGGCCAACGGGGTGAAACGGACCTTCCCCATTGCCCTGCTGGCAGCCGTGGCCGGCAGCCAGAGCAATATGCTGGAAGCGGTGGGCACCAACCTGCTGGCCAACCTGGGCAGTGCCAAACTGGTTACCCTGCCCATGGAAAAGAAAGCCGATGAACTGGGCTTCACCTACGCCACGGAAGCCGGCTACAACCCAGGAGCCGGCAGTGCCCTGTGGCAGCGGGTGATGGAAAAGATGGGGAACAACCGGGAAACCTTCCTGGGGACCATCTTCATGCCCAGCGACCATCCCAACAACGGCTCCCGCCGGGACAAATACACCAAAAGAATGTACGAATACAGCGG is a genomic window containing:
- a CDS encoding YidC/Oxa1 family membrane protein insertase, with translation MEILSSFVQQVVAHIYELTRLIGEPSYGLAIIIMTILIKLILSPLTAKQIASTRAMSRIQPKMKELQARYKDDKVTLNQKMSELYKSEGVNPLAGCLPLLIQMPIMIGIFYGIRDFQYAGPSSFLWMQSIADPDPYYILPILSALTTFIQSKQTMPPSDNPQGKIMLYFMPLFIGYISLKFPAGLVLYWVVMNIMQIGQQFLLDRKK
- the yidD gene encoding membrane protein insertion efficiency factor YidD — translated: MKTIAIALIRFYQVWISPCFPPRCRFIPTCSQYALEAVQKYGFWKGSYLAVKRILKCHPFHKGGYDPVP
- the rnpA gene encoding ribonuclease P protein component → MKYTQANRVKAHGRFQEVYEKGRSFADRYGVFYVLPSANGQNQLGTAVGKRLGHAVLRNQVKRRMREVFRKEQARLKGKHAIVWVARHRLAHAPYAVYEEVFRRLARKAGLL
- the rpmH gene encoding 50S ribosomal protein L34, which codes for MKRTFQPNTNRRKKTHGFRERMKTLGGKQVLKRRRAKGRKRLSA
- a CDS encoding pyridoxamine 5'-phosphate oxidase family protein, whose protein sequence is MFRPMRRFKQALSAEECLEVLKEEKRGTLALAGDEGYPYALPINYFYEEASGRIYFHGAGEGHKIDAIRRCDKVSFNVHDAGVKLEGDWAYTVRSVTVFGRLHILEDRDRAMALLRQIGLKYYPSVEEVDQVMERAASRVTMLELVPEHITGKRVHEK
- a CDS encoding amidohydrolase; its protein translation is MNLEPYEKELEKLNACIWDYAELKFQEVRSAGAMEDLLEQHGFRVTRGLAHMPTAFVAEYGSGKPVIAILGEYDALSGLSQEDGVWEEKPREENPNGHGCGHCLLGTAAVGAGLLLKDYLAAHPGQGTIRVYGCPAEEGGSGKTYMTREGVFADVDAALTWHPGTQNEVMVGTNQANIQAAFTFRGRASHAAAAPQNGRSALDAVELMDVGVNYLREHMADYERVHYAILDTGGVSPNVVQPKAEVLYLVRSRSNEETRRLYDRVVNIARGAALMTETELAIRFDKAVSNLVPNRTLGQVLQDAMETVGAPGRTEEEKAFLKKFQDQVGPERVLKDPGMAPFPDPELREELIRKDPSGAYILPYQPTSAVAMGSSDTGDVSYVTPLAQFAAACFAIGTSAHSWQWVAQDKGSVALKGCFFAARVLAEGARTLYEKPEVLAAAKAELQKRMDGRTYECPIPRDVMPRGYGK
- a CDS encoding GTPase, giving the protein MTKDGNAIREKMKNLDQENVTIVLFGQPGSGKSSLINAICGYQAVPVGVETDTTREPLLVEHGDATFMDLPGYGTKSFPWNEFIDQFHLFDYDMFLCVFSDKLHQGDTELFRQLTGKGKPCIFVRNKTDLIYEEGMSLEESEASIRRDVAAQLGREDFELVFVCSRKDAPAGLDDLNDAIIRKMPAARREKYILTAEARTQEQLDAKREAARSYVRRSSAYAAYNGINPIIGVDAAVDLLILYQMYGCIRDAFGITPEVIHSSRKVSLRDKAMVLGGMSREGIKVIIKTLGRKFAARSFLKAVPVVGQAASALLGYQLVRQAGLAYIEACYGLARERLLDELDARREKPEKA
- a CDS encoding GTPase; this translates as MAGDYKHLASQFLQAWQRERDHKIKICLFGQPGAGKSSLINELAGQRVARVSQATDTTREAQIVECPDVIYVDLPGYDTSLFPENAYFSTFNPLQYDLFLCVFAGKLHQADVDFFGKIARTGRVCLFVRNKCDGLYDPSCSREELEAKIRRDLHHQVGPRETLVFTSCRRNRPAGERGIPELERAMGALLPEAQRDRFFRHAKAYTEEALQVKRRAAERSLKKFMMLAAANGLNPVIGMDAALDSQILKSLYRAVREAFGLSEKEVLPQGPASQAVKKLAEGVTGERVTKGITWLLRKKATGKTAKVIPVIGGAAVMGFNAASLYYLGQKYIDDCYTYALERLQAEIRMGDA
- a CDS encoding asparaginase — translated: MKKILFLTTGGTIACTVTDEGLEPTLKGEDILKQVPELRTLGEITVQDLTLLDSSNLEPAHWSAWARLIGDNYSDYDAFVLTHGTDTMAYTSSALSRMLINLGKPVVLTGAQVPLSLTNSDARSNLELAFSVAASGLPGVFVAFGNKVIKGDCAKKIFTRNPNAFESVNEAPVLYFGKEGVKKNLPSRENVGGFRVEEKMEPRVMAITMTPGLKPDIIDYAVERGYRGLVLECYGAGGVNTDQQNFLPAIRRAIKKGVKVVCVSQCLFDGVDLSLYPMGILAAQAGVESGGPMTLEAAVTRLMWSLANETEEEA
- a CDS encoding M48 family metallopeptidase; this encodes MTGLLTRKLKKKLSLSLSGLFLSTALTLSAAPAAEAFDWSNAIGSIVLVSAQYSMLNKQVAYLDGKGRGEYLDQIKGQEGVNEDPEANAMLDRVMGRLSGAIAKTDPSIEKNPYHYFVNNSTKFNAYCTLGHNVSVNIGLFTTLNYNEDEVAFVLGHELGHGEQHDPANGVKRTFPIALLAAVAGSQSNMLEAVGTNLLANLGSAKLVTLPMEKKADELGFTYATEAGYNPGAGSALWQRVMEKMGNNRETFLGTIFMPSDHPNNGSRRDKYTKRMYEYSGKHVNVDKKTGAILVNKKNLGLVRPGGNMSSRERTYLVAGSLARVYHEQPSVQPSAEQDGSDLYFGGRRIMSLQYGDDGAAWVEKLNKAAGKGKQPVKQPVVSNKKGAVKKSFTAP